In Juglans microcarpa x Juglans regia isolate MS1-56 chromosome 7D, Jm3101_v1.0, whole genome shotgun sequence, the following are encoded in one genomic region:
- the LOC121238661 gene encoding cytosolic sulfotransferase 5-like: MDPNSSTKLLLDQLPKATFFENFDLYQKDGFWYRPRYLEAAVACYSRFEARDDDVILASAMKTGSTWLKALCFCIMQRQCCEGNNGKKVPEDLLAVHHPAFYVQTLEIQVYTANPPPDLSAGMESPRLFHTHMPYSALPESIKKSKCKIVYITRNPKDTLVSMWHFFNKLRTPEQGPYPLEQLFESFCNGVFHFGPLFDHVLQYWNKSLKLPHKILFLKYEELQRNPKEQVKRLASFLGKPFAEEEEVEEVIRGCSLERLKALEVNKDEVDPWVGMPNSAFFRTGVVGDWKNILTKEMSERLDQITSMKLKGSGLDLDDALEPSCVAVTQ; the protein is encoded by the coding sequence ATGGATCCAAATAGTTCAACAAAACTTCTCCTTGACCAACTTCCTAAAGCAACCTTTTTTGAGAACTTTGATCTCTATCAAAAGGATGGCTTCTGGTACAGACCCCGTTACCTTGAAGCTGCAGTCGCCTGCTACTCGCGGTTTGAAGCTCGTGACGACGACGTCATCTTGGCGTCCGCCATGAAAACGGGAAGCACGTGGCTCAAAGCCCTCTGCTTTTGCATTATGCAGAGGCAATGTTGTGAAGGTAATAATGGTAAGAAGGTTCCCGAGGACCTTTTGGCCGTACACCACCCTGCATTCTATGTGCAGACCTTAGAAATCCAGGTTTATACTGCAAACCCACCTCCCGATCTCTCGGCCGGTATGGAGTCTCCGAGACTCTTTCACACTCATATGCCTTATAGTGCTCTGCCCGAGTCCATTAAGAAGTCCAAGTGCAAAATTGTTTACATCACTCGGAACCCAAAAGACACTTTGGTTTCAATGTGGCACTTCTTCAACAAGCTTAGGACGCCTGAACAAGGTCCATATCCTTTAGAGCAGTTGTTCGAGAGCTTCTGCAATGGTGTTTTCCATTTTGGGCCACTTTTTGACCATGTTCTACAGTATTGGAACAAGAGCTTGAAGTTGCCtcacaaaatactttttctgAAGTACGAGGAGCTGCAAAGGAACCCAAAAGAACAAGTGAAAAGGCTTGCTTCGTTTCTGGGAAAGCCATTTGCCGAGGAGGAAGAGGTTGAGGAGGTGATACGTGGGTGTAGCTTGGAGAGGCTAAAAGCCTTGGAAGTAAACAAGGATGAAGTGGATCCCTGGGTTGGGATGCCGAACAGTGCATTTTTCAGGACTGGAGTTGTTGGGGACTGGAAAAACATCTTGACAAAGGAAATGAGCGAGCGCCTCGACCAAATTACCAGCATGAAACTGAAGGGGTCTGGCTTAGATCTTGATGATGCTCTAGAGCCTTCATGTGTTGCTGTAACACAGTAA
- the LOC121238659 gene encoding glycosyltransferase BC10-like, whose amino-acid sequence MFSSTPYVLSFLLLLSLPLLFVLAPQILPPKDVPLQHPDELGDLALFRKATLASSSSSSSRTRSTHSRLGTNTNPKPKIAFLFLTNSDLSFAPLWEKFFHGNRHLYNIYVHADPSVKITPPGGVFQGRFIKEARKTERASPTLISAARRLLAVAILDDPLNSYFALLSQHCIPLHSFHFVHNFLFRNTLSSLKDVFSSPFLKDQSFIEILSDDPNLPDRYIARGDNAMLPEVPFEQFRVGSQFFALTRKHALLVLRDIRLWRKFRLPCLNIDSCYPEEHYFPTLLSMEDPKGCTHYTLTRVNWTDSFDGHPHLYTPEEVSAELVYKLRESNSRYSFLFARKFSPDCLKPLMEIADDVVFRE is encoded by the coding sequence ATGTTCTCATCAACCCCATATGTcctctccttccttctcttgCTCTCTCTGCCTCTTCTCTTTGTCCTCGCCCCTCAAATCCTCCCTCCCAAAGACGTCCCGCTCCAGCACCCGGACGAGCTCGGTGACCTCGCGCTCTTCCGCAAGGCCACCCTcgcttcctcctcttcttcctcgTCACGAACACGCTCCACGCACTCTCGCTTAGGCACGAACACCAACCCCAAGCCTAAGATTGCTTTCCTCTTCCTCACCAACTCTGATCTCTCTTTCGCCCCCTTGTGGGAGAAGTTCTTCCATGGCAACCGTCACCTCTATAACATCTACGTCCACGCCGATCCCTCCGTCAAAATCACCCCTCCCGGCGGCGTTTTCCAAGGCCGATTCATCAAGGAAGCAAGGAAGACGGAGCGAGCGTCACCGACCCTCATCTCCGCCGCTCGTAGACTCCTCGCCGTGGCCATCCTCGATGACCCATTGAATTCGTACTTCGCCCTCTTGTCTCAGCACTGCATCCCGCTGCACTCCTTCCACTTCGTCCACAACTTCCTTTTCCGCAACACTCTGTCCTCCTTAAAAGATGTGTTCTCGTCGCCTTTCCTAAAGGACCAAAGCTTCATCGAGATACTCTCAGACGATCCCAACTTACCCGATCGCTACATCGCTCGTGGTGATAACGCCATGCTTCCCGAAGTGCCATTCGAGCAATTCAGGGTGGGATCTCAGTTTTTCGCGCTGACCCGTAAACACGCCTTGCTGGTTCTAAGAGACATCAGGTTGTGGAGGAAGTTCAGGCTGCCATGCTTGAACATCGACTCCTGTTACCCCGAGGAGCACTACTTTCCGACGCTTTTGTCCATGGAGGACCCGAAAGGTTGCACCCACTACACGCTTACGCGGGTGAACTGGACGGACAGTTTTGACGGACACCCCCATCTGTACACGCCGGAGGAAGTTTCGGCAGAACTTGTGTACAAGTTGAGGGAATCGAACTCGAGATATTCGTTTTTGTTCGCCCGGAAGTTCTCGCCGGATTGCTTGAAGCCGTTGATGGAGATCGCCGATGACGTTGTTTTCCGGGAATGA